In the genome of Ignavibacteriales bacterium, one region contains:
- a CDS encoding HAD-IIB family hydrolase, whose translation MTAKRKLFIQLYSIHGLIRWNNPELGRDADTGGQTKYIIELAKALSENENVEKVELITRQITDKNISEDYSQPVEELNSRCRIVRLKCGGGKYLRKELLWNHLEEFVDKSIKYIKSSGRLPDIIHSHYADAGFVCTELTKFFGIPFVHTGHSLGRAKLRKLLSEGLSNEEIEKRYKISHRIKVEEEIINYADAIITSTNQEIQMQYGEYDNLSSVKSFKVIPPGTDIDKFYPYNNLQYENEAEVIRGTIESKLKRFFMDIDKPLILTLCRPDKRKNISALIKAYGEDAELQKKANLAIFAGIRQDIMTMEENEREVLTEILLLMDKYNLYGKMAIPKRHDTEYEVPELYRIAARSGGVFVNAALTEPFGLTLIEAASTGLPVVATDDGGPKDIIGNCNNGLLIDVSEDQNISKAIKEIISSKKMWNRFSENGIKNVRRYYTWKAHTKKYVDEILEVSRRYDPDRISVADTGRKLLDMNQLIISDIDHTLLGDHRSLSEFRSLLAKLPNETGFGVATGRTVESAYNVLKEYGVQMPIVIVSSVGSEIYYNYKGEWIYSTGWDAHISHLWNKQKIIDVLKPLTFLQMQEKDKQRKFKVSYYMEENKDRLTKIRHTLLKNKIKANVIFSHKKFLDILPYRASKGKAIRYLGYRWNIENEKILVAGDSGNDEEMLKGDLLGVVVANYSEELEKIRGSRRVYFAQRSYAGGIIEGINHYNFLFT comes from the coding sequence ATGACAGCTAAGAGAAAATTATTCATTCAGTTGTACAGCATACATGGACTTATTAGATGGAACAATCCCGAACTCGGAAGAGATGCCGATACGGGCGGACAAACAAAATATATTATTGAACTTGCAAAAGCGCTGAGTGAAAATGAAAACGTTGAAAAAGTCGAACTGATCACCCGCCAGATAACCGACAAAAATATTTCAGAAGATTATTCCCAGCCAGTTGAAGAACTTAATTCCAGATGCAGAATAGTGCGGCTAAAATGCGGAGGCGGAAAATATCTCAGGAAAGAACTTCTCTGGAATCACCTCGAAGAATTTGTTGATAAAAGTATTAAATACATTAAATCTTCCGGAAGACTGCCGGATATTATTCACAGTCATTATGCTGACGCAGGATTTGTTTGTACTGAGTTGACAAAATTTTTCGGGATTCCATTCGTGCATACAGGTCATTCACTTGGCAGAGCAAAACTTCGAAAACTTTTAAGTGAAGGATTATCTAATGAGGAAATTGAAAAAAGATATAAAATATCCCACCGGATTAAAGTTGAAGAAGAGATAATCAATTATGCAGATGCGATAATCACAAGTACAAACCAGGAAATACAAATGCAGTATGGTGAGTATGATAATCTTTCATCTGTTAAATCATTCAAGGTTATTCCCCCGGGAACTGATATAGATAAGTTTTATCCTTACAACAATCTTCAATATGAAAATGAAGCTGAAGTAATCCGCGGCACTATCGAATCAAAATTAAAAAGATTTTTTATGGATATCGATAAACCGTTGATATTAACCTTATGCCGCCCGGATAAAAGAAAAAATATTTCTGCACTTATCAAAGCTTATGGTGAAGATGCGGAACTTCAAAAGAAAGCAAACCTCGCAATCTTTGCCGGAATAAGGCAGGATATTATGACAATGGAAGAAAATGAGCGCGAGGTACTTACTGAAATTCTTTTGTTGATGGACAAGTATAACCTTTATGGAAAAATGGCAATTCCTAAACGTCATGATACAGAATATGAAGTGCCGGAACTTTACAGGATTGCCGCGAGAAGCGGAGGTGTTTTTGTTAATGCTGCTTTAACCGAGCCATTTGGTTTAACATTGATTGAAGCTGCTTCAACAGGGCTTCCGGTTGTTGCTACAGATGACGGCGGACCAAAAGATATAATCGGTAATTGTAATAACGGATTATTAATCGATGTTTCAGAAGATCAGAATATTTCCAAAGCGATTAAGGAAATTATCAGCAGCAAAAAAATGTGGAACCGATTCTCTGAAAACGGGATTAAAAATGTACGCAGATATTATACTTGGAAAGCACACACAAAAAAATATGTGGACGAAATTCTGGAAGTGTCACGACGATATGACCCCGATCGTATTTCAGTAGCTGACACAGGAAGAAAATTGCTTGATATGAACCAGTTAATAATCTCTGACATTGATCATACATTGTTAGGCGATCATCGTTCGCTTTCTGAGTTCAGATCGTTACTTGCAAAGTTACCTAACGAAACAGGGTTTGGAGTTGCAACTGGAAGAACAGTTGAATCAGCATATAATGTTCTAAAAGAATATGGAGTTCAGATGCCGATAGTTATTGTTTCGTCAGTCGGTTCTGAAATTTATTATAACTATAAAGGTGAATGGATCTATTCAACAGGCTGGGATGCGCACATATCACATTTATGGAACAAGCAAAAAATTATTGATGTGCTGAAACCTCTGACATTTCTTCAAATGCAGGAAAAAGACAAGCAAAGAAAATTTAAAGTCAGTTATTATATGGAAGAGAACAAAGACCGTCTGACAAAAATCAGGCACACTCTTTTAAAGAATAAAATAAAAGCGAATGTGATATTCAGCCACAAAAAGTTTCTTGATATTCTTCCATACAGAGCTTCAAAAGGAAAAGCGATAAGATACCTTGGATACAGGTGGAATATTGAAAATGAAAAAATATTGGTCGCAGGTGATTCGGGTAATGATGAAGAAATGCTGAAAGGTGATCTGCTTGGTGTTGTTGTTGCAAACTACAGCGAGGAGCTGGAAAAAATAAGAGGAAGCCGAAGAGTTTATTTCGCACAGCGTTCGTACGCGGGCGGTATAATTGAAGGCATTAACCATTATAATTTTCTATTTACTTAA
- a CDS encoding SRPBCC family protein encodes MRIFTYKTTQHLKTDIDTAWNFFSDPRNLIKITPEWLGFKITCSLPAKMFPGMLITYKVNPLLKIPLTWVTQINSIEEKCCFIDEQKFGPYKLWHHKHTFKVTPTGIEMTDEVTYALYFGIFSPLVNKLIVSKKIDEIFSFRKNVLGQLF; translated from the coding sequence ATGCGCATTTTTACTTATAAAACAACACAGCATCTGAAAACAGATATTGATACAGCATGGAATTTTTTTTCTGATCCGCGAAATCTGATAAAGATTACTCCCGAATGGCTGGGATTTAAAATTACGTGTTCTCTCCCGGCGAAAATGTTCCCCGGAATGCTGATTACATACAAGGTAAACCCGTTACTAAAAATCCCTTTGACCTGGGTAACTCAAATAAATAGCATTGAAGAAAAGTGCTGCTTTATCGATGAACAAAAGTTCGGACCGTACAAGTTATGGCATCATAAACATACTTTTAAGGTAACTCCGACGGGAATCGAAATGACCGATGAGGTGACTTACGCTCTTTATTTCGGAATATTCTCACCGCTTGTAAACAAACTTATTGTTTCAAAAAAGATAGATGAAATATTTTCATTTAGAAAAAACGTGCTTGGGCAACTGTTTTGA
- a CDS encoding DUF1207 domain-containing protein — translation MIFLLLVVAPVSAQDSSHTKFFPSDFNFKPLAADHKEAKLGILYYTASTNLKVDVGFAADVVQFIMPSDKIKIVVGIEFLAYALSTSYEGKRLQIDAVDGLFGGYVSIVKSFSENKLMARLKIIHNSAHLVDGHYDNVTKTWLNDYEPVPFTRDYGELTIANDMLFNSSQLRYYGGVTYSTLIRPDDQKRWNFHLGIESSFENLVGKIFGENDNIFFAHHFYLNGTGKYEGNNHTMGGIKIGNWYGRGISFYVSYFKGFDVFNSYYKFKREKFGVGFKFDF, via the coding sequence TTGATTTTCCTTTTACTTGTTGTTGCGCCTGTATCCGCGCAGGATTCATCTCACACAAAATTCTTTCCATCTGACTTTAATTTTAAACCATTGGCTGCAGATCACAAAGAAGCAAAACTTGGAATACTTTATTACACAGCTTCAACGAACCTTAAGGTCGATGTTGGTTTCGCCGCGGATGTTGTTCAGTTCATTATGCCTTCTGACAAAATTAAAATAGTTGTTGGTATTGAATTTCTTGCTTATGCATTATCCACAAGTTATGAAGGGAAACGATTACAGATTGACGCTGTCGATGGATTGTTCGGTGGATATGTTTCCATTGTAAAATCATTTTCCGAAAATAAATTAATGGCTCGTTTAAAGATCATTCACAACAGTGCACATCTTGTTGATGGTCATTATGACAATGTTACAAAAACATGGTTGAATGACTATGAACCAGTTCCATTTACAAGAGACTATGGTGAACTGACAATTGCGAATGATATGTTATTCAATTCCTCACAGCTCAGGTATTATGGCGGCGTTACTTATTCCACTCTTATCAGACCCGATGATCAGAAAAGATGGAACTTCCATTTGGGAATTGAATCTTCTTTTGAAAATCTTGTCGGCAAAATTTTCGGGGAAAATGATAATATATTTTTCGCTCACCATTTTTATCTGAACGGTACCGGTAAGTATGAAGGTAATAACCATACAATGGGAGGAATTAAAATCGGAAATTGGTATGGGCGTGGAATTTCTTTTTATGTTTCCTACTTCAAAGGTTTCGATGTATTTAATTCTTATTACAAATTCAAACGTGAAAAATTCGGAGTAGGATTTAAATTTGATTTCTAA
- a CDS encoding Zn-dependent oligopeptidase, translating into MKNKIIYPILLALLITFNLFATEPENKITNPLLAGFNDIVDFSSVTAEHISSATDLSITNAKSELEKLYSVKNRNFDNTMLAYDNLTNKVSGVYGEVYLMANVHPVDATRDAASESIAKFSGFFTEMSLDEKLYKAIKDYSLTEEAKKLTGFKKKFVDENVRGFERNGFALPKEKRDVLQSLQNKLTELTIQFNNNIAAVNETLTVNENEIVGLDESYKNQHRTEDGDYKIGLSYPSYVPFMKYAKSESARKKLYTLYNNRASDKNLSVLNELIKVRNDIAALLGYKSFAEYQIEERMAKTPKAVWDFENNLIDKVKQKAKLDYEELLVVKRRYTNDKSANVIQPWESSFYSNLLLIEKYSLDQNKVKEYFELNNVLNGLFSIAQHLFDVQFEEVKSPSVWHKDVRMFNVKQDGKIISMFYLDLHPRDNKFSHAACFPMIPGKQTVNGYQKPVATLVCNFPQATENQPALMLQSDVETFFHEFGHVLHSVLTKTELSSFSGSSVARDFVEAPSQIFENWVWDYEALKLFARHYKTNELLPVELHKKMVAAKNVGSGIAALQQIFYGLIDMTYHDNFNPDGSVSTAEVVKKLQNSVTLYPYLEGTNMQAAFGHLTGYAAGYYGYMWARVYAQDMFSVFEKNGIMDKKTGIRYRDIILAKGGEEKEIDLVKEFLGREPNQEAFMRYLGL; encoded by the coding sequence ATGAAAAACAAAATTATTTACCCGATACTGCTTGCTTTGTTGATTACGTTCAATCTCTTTGCAACTGAGCCTGAGAATAAAATCACAAACCCGCTGCTTGCAGGTTTTAACGACATTGTTGATTTCTCATCTGTTACTGCCGAACATATTTCATCAGCAACGGACCTTTCTATCACAAATGCAAAATCAGAACTCGAAAAACTTTATTCTGTTAAGAACAGAAACTTTGACAACACAATGCTTGCGTATGATAACCTGACAAATAAAGTTTCAGGGGTATACGGCGAAGTTTATCTTATGGCAAATGTACATCCTGTTGACGCAACACGAGACGCTGCCAGCGAATCGATAGCAAAGTTCAGCGGATTCTTTACTGAGATGAGTTTGGATGAAAAACTATATAAAGCAATTAAAGATTATTCCCTTACCGAGGAAGCAAAAAAATTAACCGGCTTTAAAAAGAAATTCGTCGATGAAAATGTTCGCGGGTTTGAGCGGAATGGCTTTGCTCTTCCTAAAGAAAAAAGAGATGTATTACAATCTTTGCAGAATAAACTTACCGAACTAACGATTCAATTCAATAACAACATTGCCGCGGTAAATGAGACTTTAACTGTCAACGAAAATGAAATTGTTGGACTTGATGAATCATATAAAAATCAGCATCGCACAGAAGATGGGGATTACAAGATTGGTTTGTCATATCCCTCGTATGTTCCTTTTATGAAGTATGCTAAGTCGGAATCAGCGAGAAAAAAACTTTATACACTTTATAACAACAGGGCTTCCGATAAAAATCTTTCGGTGTTAAATGAATTAATTAAAGTGCGAAATGACATTGCGGCGTTACTTGGTTATAAATCATTTGCCGAATACCAGATTGAAGAGAGAATGGCAAAAACTCCAAAGGCAGTCTGGGATTTTGAAAATAATCTCATCGACAAAGTAAAACAAAAAGCAAAATTAGATTATGAAGAATTATTAGTAGTGAAGCGAAGATATACCAACGATAAATCTGCTAACGTAATTCAACCATGGGAATCTTCTTTCTATTCAAATTTATTGCTGATAGAAAAATACAGTCTTGATCAGAACAAGGTGAAAGAATATTTCGAACTTAATAATGTTTTGAACGGATTATTTTCAATAGCGCAGCATCTGTTTGATGTTCAGTTTGAAGAAGTAAAAAGCCCGTCCGTATGGCATAAAGATGTAAGGATGTTTAATGTTAAGCAGGATGGAAAAATTATTTCTATGTTCTATTTAGACCTTCATCCGAGGGATAATAAATTTTCACATGCCGCATGTTTCCCGATGATACCCGGGAAACAAACGGTGAATGGTTACCAGAAGCCGGTCGCAACGCTTGTCTGTAATTTTCCACAAGCCACTGAGAATCAACCCGCCTTGATGCTTCAGTCAGATGTTGAAACATTTTTTCATGAGTTTGGTCACGTACTGCACAGCGTATTAACTAAAACAGAACTTTCATCTTTTTCCGGATCATCTGTTGCTAGAGATTTTGTTGAAGCTCCTTCACAGATTTTTGAAAACTGGGTCTGGGATTATGAAGCGTTAAAACTTTTTGCCCGTCATTATAAAACCAATGAACTTTTGCCGGTTGAACTTCATAAAAAAATGGTTGCCGCTAAAAATGTAGGCTCAGGTATTGCGGCTTTGCAGCAGATCTTTTATGGACTGATAGATATGACATACCATGACAATTTTAATCCGGATGGAAGTGTATCAACAGCTGAAGTTGTTAAAAAACTACAGAACTCTGTTACGCTTTATCCATATCTTGAAGGAACAAATATGCAGGCGGCATTCGGACATCTTACAGGATACGCCGCGGGTTACTATGGTTATATGTGGGCAAGAGTTTATGCGCAGGATATGTTTTCCGTATTTGAAAAGAACGGAATAATGGATAAGAAAACCGGGATCAGGTATCGTGATATTATTCTGGCAAAAGGCGGTGAAGAAAAAGAAATTGATCTTGTGAAAGAGTTTCTTGGAAGAGAACCAAACCAGGAAGCATTTATGAGATATTTAGGATTATAA
- a CDS encoding acyl-CoA thioesterase, protein MYSIFETEITIRPDDIDMNDHVHNTKYLDYVLAARYDQMQKDYKMSMSEFHSTGYNWVVSSTHIDYKRALTLNDKVVIVRTQLDSVSGAQCTVNFKIVKKENQKLAAEGYLVYTMIDLKSGKPVRIPQEIIDRYSI, encoded by the coding sequence ATGTACTCAATATTTGAAACTGAAATAACAATTCGTCCTGATGATATTGATATGAACGATCATGTTCACAACACAAAATATCTCGACTACGTACTTGCAGCCCGTTATGACCAGATGCAAAAGGATTACAAGATGTCAATGTCGGAATTTCATAGCACCGGTTACAACTGGGTAGTAAGCTCAACGCATATAGATTACAAGCGCGCATTAACCCTTAACGATAAAGTTGTCATCGTCCGAACTCAGCTTGATTCAGTCAGTGGAGCGCAATGCACAGTAAATTTTAAAATCGTTAAAAAAGAAAATCAAAAACTTGCCGCTGAAGGTTACCTCGTTTATACAATGATCGATTTGAAAAGCGGGAAGCCTGTTCGCATACCACAAGAGATAATCGACAGATATTCAATCTGA
- a CDS encoding mechanosensitive ion channel family protein: MNEFLNQNYFGNTVQQYIVSAVIFIAGIIIIHIFKKIILSKLKKWSEKTETQLDDILIRGIEKTVVPLLYFGALYFAISSLNIPEKVQRTIDVVTIIVITFFFLRTVTSVIKFILTSYLAKGDHTISKQKQLKGITTLASVLVWGLGLIFVLDNLGFKISAVIAGLGIGGIAVALAAQTILGDLFSYFVIFFDRPFETGDFIIIDNKLGVVEQIGIKTTRIRSLSGEQLVFSNTDLTNSRVHNYKKMERRRVVFSIGIVYQTTYEKLKIIPDLVKQIITEQQDADFDRGHFSSYGDFSLNFEFVYYVTGADYNKYMDIQQAINLKIFEEFSKRKIEFAYPTQTLFLTNENGNGSVKRSYAEN; encoded by the coding sequence ATGAATGAGTTCTTAAATCAAAATTATTTTGGCAATACAGTACAGCAGTACATTGTTTCAGCAGTTATTTTTATAGCGGGCATAATAATAATTCATATTTTCAAAAAAATTATTCTTAGTAAACTCAAAAAATGGTCTGAAAAAACCGAGACTCAATTAGACGATATACTTATAAGAGGAATTGAAAAAACAGTCGTTCCTCTGCTTTATTTCGGAGCGTTGTACTTTGCCATCAGTTCGCTAAACATTCCGGAAAAAGTTCAACGAACCATAGATGTAGTTACAATTATTGTAATCACATTTTTCTTTTTACGGACTGTAACTTCAGTAATAAAATTTATTCTTACTTCGTACCTTGCTAAGGGTGATCACACAATTTCAAAACAAAAGCAGTTAAAAGGAATAACGACTTTAGCATCAGTTCTTGTATGGGGGCTGGGATTAATTTTTGTTCTGGATAATCTTGGTTTCAAAATATCGGCAGTGATTGCGGGATTAGGTATTGGCGGCATTGCAGTCGCCCTTGCTGCGCAGACTATTCTTGGTGATCTGTTCAGCTACTTTGTGATTTTTTTTGACAGACCTTTTGAAACAGGAGATTTTATTATCATCGATAATAAGCTCGGTGTAGTTGAACAGATAGGAATTAAAACAACACGAATCAGAAGTCTTAGCGGTGAACAACTTGTCTTTTCAAATACCGATCTTACTAATTCACGTGTACACAACTATAAAAAAATGGAAAGACGAAGAGTTGTATTTTCAATAGGGATTGTGTATCAAACAACTTATGAAAAACTGAAGATCATACCGGATTTAGTAAAACAAATAATTACCGAACAACAGGATGCAGATTTTGACCGCGGACATTTTTCATCTTATGGTGATTTCAGTTTAAACTTTGAATTTGTTTATTACGTCACAGGTGCTGATTACAACAAGTATATGGATATACAGCAGGCGATTAACCTTAAAATATTTGAAGAGTTCTCTAAAAGGAAAATTGAATTTGCATATCCGACACAGACTCTTTTTCTGACAAATGAAAACGGAAACGGAAGCGTTAAAAGATCTTATGCTGAAAATTAA
- a CDS encoding T9SS type A sorting domain-containing protein: protein MRQLIVLFSFLFSFVVIQAQDTHVRPGTKQSEQNTPANLHQTDALQFEDLFNGPNEIADLQARGWVVINQDGGGTQAAWFTPDGTVFPAFEGPTTGFVASNYQGANGFYINHWLISPLVGVSSGDTLTFYHRSPDANAWDDSLYVRVSPTGGSTIPDFTISTPRFITSEAGWAQYTYIFNVSGMVRFAIQYVIYDGGPSGTYSNYIGIDAVRVNGQGFVPVELTSFKANVSDNNVSLNWETASELNNRGFEIQRLVGEEFQVIGFVEGNGTTSETNRYSYLDKNLGEGTYSYRLKQIDFDGTFEYSQVVEADVVSPVEFALEQNYPNPFNPSTVINFGLKVDSKVSLKLFNVLGQEVATLINQDYAAGSHNFDFNAANLNSGVYFYRIDAAGIDGTNFSATKKMILTK from the coding sequence ATGAGGCAACTCATAGTACTTTTTAGTTTTCTTTTTAGTTTTGTAGTTATCCAGGCACAGGATACACACGTTAGACCGGGAACAAAGCAGAGTGAGCAAAACACACCAGCAAACCTGCACCAAACCGATGCACTTCAGTTTGAAGATTTATTTAACGGACCAAATGAAATTGCTGATCTTCAGGCTCGCGGCTGGGTTGTTATTAATCAGGATGGCGGCGGTACACAAGCTGCATGGTTCACACCTGATGGAACAGTATTCCCGGCATTTGAAGGTCCTACAACCGGGTTTGTAGCTTCAAATTATCAGGGCGCAAACGGTTTTTATATTAATCACTGGTTGATTTCACCATTGGTGGGTGTATCTTCCGGCGATACTCTTACATTCTATCACAGATCACCTGATGCAAACGCATGGGATGATTCACTGTATGTAAGAGTTTCACCAACTGGCGGCTCAACAATTCCTGATTTCACAATTTCAACACCAAGATTTATAACCAGCGAAGCTGGATGGGCTCAATATACATATATATTTAACGTTAGCGGTATGGTTCGCTTTGCTATTCAATATGTAATTTATGATGGCGGTCCGAGCGGAACATACTCAAACTACATTGGCATCGATGCTGTACGCGTAAACGGACAGGGTTTTGTTCCTGTTGAGCTTACTTCTTTCAAAGCAAATGTATCAGATAATAATGTTAGCCTTAACTGGGAAACAGCTTCTGAATTAAACAACCGCGGTTTTGAAATCCAGAGACTTGTCGGTGAAGAATTCCAGGTAATAGGTTTTGTTGAAGGAAACGGAACAACATCAGAAACCAACCGTTATTCATACCTTGATAAAAATCTTGGTGAAGGAACTTACAGCTACAGACTAAAACAAATAGACTTTGACGGAACATTTGAATATTCACAGGTTGTTGAAGCTGATGTAGTTTCTCCTGTTGAATTTGCACTTGAGCAAAACTATCCAAATCCTTTCAACCCAAGTACAGTAATTAATTTTGGATTAAAAGTTGATTCAAAAGTATCACTTAAATTATTTAACGTTCTTGGCCAGGAAGTTGCAACATTAATTAATCAGGATTATGCAGCAGGATCACATAACTTTGATTTCAATGCAGCTAATCTTAACAGTGGTGTTTATTTCTATCGTATAGATGCCGCAGGTATTGATGGAACAAACTTCTCCGCAACAAAGAAAATGATTCTTACAAAGTAA
- a CDS encoding toxin-antitoxin system HicB family antitoxin → MSNISLRLPDSLHKKARDLAKKEKTSINQLVSSALSEKITALMTEEYIEDRAKRASRKKFKSALRKVSNVPADEKDT, encoded by the coding sequence ATGAGTAATATAAGTTTAAGGTTGCCTGACTCGTTACATAAGAAAGCCCGTGACTTAGCAAAAAAAGAAAAGACGTCAATAAATCAACTGGTTTCTTCAGCACTTTCTGAAAAAATAACTGCTTTAATGACAGAGGAGTATATTGAGGATCGCGCTAAACGAGCAAGCCGAAAAAAATTTAAATCCGCATTACGAAAAGTATCTAATGTTCCCGCTGATGAAAAAGATACCTGA
- a CDS encoding sucrose synthase has protein sequence MDVLKLIEDNRNDFFGYLNKVAAYENKLLVKGNLFDILDHHKSENKNGSYKALAEIAKHIVESVCINNTIFFEFREKIGDSFFYLFNTEEKYYEQSSVTEYLRAKEYHVDGQNVEDPLTLNFNHFYFKFPRTTESKNIGRGVEYLNRYLSSRMFTEPEKLSKILFDFLFLHKYKSQQLVLNDRIKDPSMLSSAIDKAIAFLRKKDENTPYSKIKNDLQSLGFEAGLGNNAATIIESLELLDRLMQTPDHNSLKDFLSRIPMIFNIAIISPHGYFGQEGVLGMPDTGGQVVYILDQVKALEKSMSESLQKSGLNAKPKIIILTRLIPNAGKTKCNQRMEKVHETNNSWILRVPFRTHNSNVTDNWISRFEIWPYLENFAEDSERELLAEFNGRPDFIIGNYSDGNLVGYILSKKFGVTQCNIAHALEKSKYLYSALYWKNLEDQYHFSLQFTADLIAMNSANFIITSSYQEIAGTEETIGQYESYRNLTMPGLYRVEGGIELFHPKFNIVPPGVNTKIYFPYYETGERLKDTKEELEKLLFSQDESDEVVGKLENPELIPIFSIARLDKIKNLTSLVKWFGESQKLQKAANLIIVAGNVDPMKSGDEEEKEQIYLMHDLINKYNLRNKFRWIGKRFKKDETGEVYRIIADHKGIFVQPALFEGFGLTVLEAMRSGLPVFATLYGGPLEIIQDEVSGFHINPIKGKETTAKILSFIEKCNKDKKYWEKISAKAIKRVDTTYNWELYSNNLLSLAKIYGFWKFASNIEQNDLHSYLNVIYHLLYKPRANELLQQHANR, from the coding sequence ATGGATGTTTTAAAATTAATTGAAGATAACAGGAATGATTTTTTCGGATACCTTAATAAAGTAGCGGCTTATGAAAACAAATTATTAGTAAAAGGAAATCTATTTGATATTCTCGATCATCATAAATCAGAAAATAAAAACGGCAGTTACAAAGCATTGGCGGAAATTGCTAAACACATAGTCGAGTCTGTCTGCATCAACAATACAATCTTTTTTGAATTCAGGGAAAAGATAGGAGATTCGTTCTTTTATCTTTTTAATACTGAAGAGAAATATTATGAACAATCCAGTGTGACTGAATATCTTAGGGCTAAAGAATATCATGTCGACGGTCAAAACGTTGAAGACCCCTTAACTCTTAACTTTAATCATTTCTATTTTAAATTTCCAAGAACTACCGAATCAAAAAATATCGGAAGAGGTGTTGAGTATCTTAACCGGTATTTATCAAGCCGTATGTTTACAGAACCGGAAAAACTAAGTAAAATACTTTTTGATTTTCTGTTTCTTCACAAGTACAAATCACAGCAGCTTGTTTTAAATGACAGGATTAAAGACCCATCAATGCTTAGTTCCGCAATCGACAAAGCCATTGCATTCCTTAGAAAAAAAGATGAGAACACACCATATTCAAAAATCAAAAATGATCTTCAGAGTTTAGGATTTGAGGCAGGACTTGGAAACAACGCGGCGACTATCATTGAAAGTCTTGAACTCCTTGACAGGCTAATGCAGACGCCCGATCATAACTCACTTAAAGATTTTCTTTCACGCATACCGATGATCTTCAACATAGCAATCATTTCACCTCATGGTTATTTCGGGCAGGAAGGCGTGCTTGGTATGCCCGATACAGGCGGACAGGTAGTGTATATACTTGACCAGGTGAAAGCACTTGAAAAGTCAATGTCGGAATCGTTACAGAAATCCGGACTTAACGCAAAACCAAAGATCATAATTCTTACAAGACTAATTCCAAATGCAGGTAAAACCAAATGCAATCAACGTATGGAAAAAGTACATGAAACAAATAATTCGTGGATACTTCGCGTGCCTTTCAGAACACATAATAGTAATGTTACTGATAACTGGATTTCACGATTTGAGATATGGCCATACCTCGAAAATTTCGCTGAAGATTCTGAAAGAGAATTACTTGCTGAGTTTAATGGAAGACCTGATTTTATTATCGGCAATTATTCTGATGGAAATCTCGTGGGGTATATTCTTTCAAAAAAATTCGGAGTTACACAGTGCAACATTGCACATGCACTTGAAAAAAGTAAGTACTTATACAGCGCATTATACTGGAAGAATCTTGAAGACCAATATCACTTTTCACTTCAGTTCACAGCAGATCTTATTGCAATGAACTCAGCTAACTTTATTATAACGTCATCGTACCAGGAAATTGCAGGTACTGAAGAAACTATAGGTCAGTATGAATCGTACAGGAATTTAACTATGCCGGGACTTTACCGTGTTGAAGGCGGTATAGAATTATTTCATCCTAAGTTTAACATAGTCCCACCCGGAGTTAACACTAAAATTTATTTTCCTTATTATGAAACGGGAGAACGACTCAAAGACACAAAAGAAGAACTTGAGAAACTGCTATTCAGTCAGGATGAATCAGATGAAGTTGTTGGTAAATTGGAAAACCCCGAACTGATACCGATCTTTTCAATCGCGAGATTAGATAAAATCAAAAATCTTACTTCACTTGTAAAATGGTTTGGTGAAAGCCAGAAACTTCAGAAAGCTGCGAACCTGATTATTGTCGCCGGTAATGTTGACCCGATGAAATCCGGTGATGAGGAAGAGAAAGAACAGATTTATTTAATGCATGATCTTATCAACAAGTACAACCTGAGAAACAAATTCAGATGGATAGGCAAAAGATTTAAGAAAGATGAAACCGGTGAAGTTTACAGGATAATAGCTGATCACAAAGGGATATTCGTTCAGCCGGCGTTGTTTGAAGGATTCGGATTGACGGTTCTTGAAGCAATGCGTTCGGGCTTACCTGTTTTTGCCACGTTGTATGGAGGTCCGCTTGAAATTATCCAGGATGAAGTTTCCGGCTTTCATATCAATCCGATTAAAGGAAAAGAAACTACAGCAAAGATTCTTTCCTTTATTGAAAAATGTAATAAGGATAAAAAGTACTGGGAGAAAATTTCTGCTAAAGCTATAAAGCGGGTTGATACAACGTACAACTGGGAATTGTACTCCAACAATCTTCTTTCACTCGCAAAGATATACGGTTTCTGGAAGTTCGCCTCAAACATTGAGCAGAATGATCTTCATTCATACCTGAATGTTATTTATCACCTGCTTTATAAACCAAGAGCAAATGAATTACTGCAGCAGCATGCTAACCGTTAA